A single region of the Aeromonas hydrophila subsp. hydrophila ATCC 7966 genome encodes:
- the accA gene encoding acetyl-CoA carboxylase carboxyl transferase subunit alpha, which yields MSLFLDFEQPIAELQAQIDELRHVSEGNHAVDLKEEIRRLEKKNEELTKKIFGDLGAWQVSQMARHPQRPYTLDYIEHIFTDFDELAGDRAYADDKAIVGGIARLDGEPVMVIGHQKGRETKEKIKRNFGMPRPEGYRKALRLMEMAERFKMPIITFIDTPGAYPGVGAEERGQSEAIARNLKVMAGLTVPVVCTVIGEGGSGGALAIGVGDRVNMLQYSTYSVISPEGCASILWKSADKAPVAADAMGITAQRLKELKLIDNIVEEPLGGAHRNVEKMAKRLKDRIQQDLNALRPLETEQLLEQRYQRLLGYGYC from the coding sequence ATGAGTCTTTTTCTGGATTTTGAACAGCCGATCGCCGAGTTGCAGGCGCAGATTGACGAACTCCGTCATGTGAGTGAAGGCAATCACGCCGTGGATCTTAAAGAAGAGATCCGTCGGCTGGAGAAGAAAAACGAAGAGCTGACCAAGAAGATCTTCGGCGATCTGGGGGCCTGGCAGGTATCCCAGATGGCGCGTCATCCCCAGCGCCCCTATACCCTCGACTACATCGAGCACATCTTCACCGACTTCGACGAGCTGGCCGGCGATCGCGCCTATGCTGATGACAAGGCCATCGTCGGCGGTATCGCCCGTCTCGACGGCGAGCCGGTGATGGTCATCGGCCACCAGAAGGGGCGCGAGACCAAGGAGAAGATCAAGCGCAACTTCGGCATGCCGCGCCCGGAAGGGTATCGCAAGGCCCTGCGCCTGATGGAGATGGCCGAGCGCTTCAAGATGCCGATCATCACCTTCATCGACACCCCGGGCGCCTATCCTGGCGTCGGTGCCGAAGAGCGCGGCCAGTCCGAGGCGATTGCCCGCAACCTGAAAGTGATGGCCGGTCTGACCGTGCCGGTGGTCTGCACCGTGATCGGTGAAGGCGGCTCCGGCGGCGCCCTGGCCATCGGTGTCGGCGATCGCGTCAACATGCTGCAGTACTCCACCTACTCGGTCATCTCGCCGGAAGGGTGCGCCTCCATTCTGTGGAAGAGCGCCGACAAGGCGCCGGTCGCGGCCGATGCCATGGGCATCACCGCCCAGCGTCTGAAGGAGCTGAAACTCATCGACAACATCGTCGAGGAGCCGCTCGGTGGCGCCCACCGCAATGTGGAAAAGATGGCCAAGCGCCTGAAAGACCGCATTCAGCAGGATCTGAACGCCCTGCGTCCGCTCGAGACCGAGCAGCTGCTGGAGCAGCGTTACCAGCGCCTGCTGGGCTACGGCTACTGCTAA
- the cadC gene encoding lysine decarboxylation/transport transcriptional activator CadC, translating to MSESVFEIHDWTLSVDDNMLCRPDREVYLEPRLVNLLRFLASNAGTVFGRDCLINEVWDGAEVTDQVVTQSIFELRKILKDGRNDAADYIVTVPKRGYKLVAPVRPLQVVSVVMAPAGDEILSDLSPPLAEEDAEAVVTAAPFPAGPLTRAISSHAQDGRSRWKMIGFDVFVAVILVSIVSLLSYQHASPQVHSMLDPDLLVFRFHSSMDGSNENVRLADGITRALMGEVAAATPLRVQYGANTLMGGILPGKELSVRVSRQPGGTYLDLEYRNINTNRVLFSHQYQLSRHNVHGVLQASSQDLLRALDQPDVLPGMGWPTDDGALMAMMEAHYYINSQDPVALRRGVELLDKSLASQPDQPLLLAERYLAGEALATLTGTPQSERLQGIGAHLASVVRDQAALPARVWEALTLQAILNGQQQEATRLLAEAASRGRSVLYHILRGKLAELDGRPEAAGDAYSQAFLMEATEQTYLLCQQLGFYSNMETLTPALFNALGQSKVKLF from the coding sequence ATGAGCGAATCGGTTTTTGAGATCCATGACTGGACCCTGAGCGTCGACGACAACATGCTGTGTCGTCCGGACCGCGAGGTCTACCTCGAGCCCCGGCTGGTCAATCTGTTGCGCTTCCTGGCCAGCAACGCCGGCACGGTATTTGGGCGTGACTGCCTGATCAACGAGGTGTGGGATGGCGCCGAAGTGACCGATCAGGTGGTGACCCAGTCCATCTTCGAGCTGCGCAAGATCCTCAAAGACGGTCGCAACGATGCCGCCGACTACATAGTCACTGTGCCCAAGCGCGGCTACAAGCTGGTGGCGCCGGTGCGGCCGCTGCAAGTGGTGTCGGTGGTGATGGCGCCAGCCGGTGACGAGATCCTGAGCGATCTGAGCCCGCCGCTGGCGGAGGAGGACGCGGAGGCCGTGGTCACGGCGGCCCCGTTCCCGGCCGGCCCGCTGACCCGGGCCATCTCGAGCCACGCCCAGGATGGCCGCAGCCGCTGGAAGATGATCGGCTTCGATGTCTTCGTGGCGGTGATCCTGGTCTCCATCGTCAGCCTGCTCAGCTATCAGCACGCCAGCCCCCAGGTGCACTCCATGCTGGATCCCGACCTGCTGGTATTTCGCTTTCACTCCAGCATGGATGGCAGCAACGAGAACGTGCGCCTGGCCGACGGTATCACCCGCGCCCTGATGGGGGAGGTGGCCGCTGCCACGCCGCTGCGGGTGCAGTATGGGGCCAACACCCTGATGGGGGGTATCCTGCCCGGCAAGGAGCTGAGTGTGCGGGTCTCCCGCCAGCCGGGGGGCACCTATCTCGATCTGGAGTACCGCAATATCAACACCAACCGGGTGCTGTTCAGCCACCAGTACCAGCTCAGCCGTCACAATGTGCACGGGGTATTGCAGGCGAGCAGCCAGGATCTGCTGCGCGCCCTCGATCAGCCGGACGTGCTGCCCGGCATGGGCTGGCCGACGGATGACGGGGCGCTGATGGCCATGATGGAGGCGCACTACTACATCAACAGCCAGGATCCGGTAGCCCTCAGGCGCGGCGTCGAGTTGCTCGACAAGTCGCTGGCCAGTCAGCCGGATCAGCCGCTGCTGCTGGCAGAGCGTTATCTGGCCGGGGAGGCGCTGGCGACCCTGACGGGGACGCCCCAGAGTGAGCGCCTGCAGGGCATCGGTGCCCATCTGGCCAGCGTGGTACGGGATCAGGCCGCCCTGCCGGCCCGGGTCTGGGAGGCCCTCACCTTGCAGGCGATCCTGAACGGGCAGCAGCAGGAGGCTACCCGCCTGCTGGCCGAGGCCGCCAGCCGGGGCCGCTCCGTGCTCTATCACATTCTGCGCGGCAAGCTGGCCGAGCTGGATGGTCGCCCCGAGGCGGCGGGGGATGCCTACAGCCAGGCCTTCCTGATGGAGGCGACCGAGCAGACCTATCTGCTCTGCCAGCAACTCGGTTTTTACAGCAATATGGAAACCCTCACCCCGGCCCTGTTCAATGCCCTTGGCCAGAGCAAGGTGAAGCTGTTCTGA
- the cadB gene encoding cadaverine/lysine antiporter has translation MSLDTSKKIGLVACTGVVAGNMMGSGIALLPSALATIGSISVFSWAICLVGAMGLAFVFARLATKNPQEGGPIAYAGEISPVFGFQTGVLYYHANWIGNLAIAITGVSYLSVFFPILNSPIPAAAATIAAVWIFTFVNLLGGSWVSRLCTLGLVLILLPVVGTAVMGWGHFDATVYSQNWNTTSGSDLHAVISAVLICLWSFVGVESAAVSSGMVKNPKRTVPLATMLGTGIAGIIYILSTQVISGMFPAGEVAASGAPFAMASSAIFGSWSAPFVSAFTALACFTSLGSWMMLVGEAGKRAAHDGNFPKIYGEVDKNGVAKKGLILGSLKMTALMVGLTAFTSQSAHAADLFNVLTTDAVLLTMLPYFYSSINLIRFEGMTSRSIGAMIFSGVACVFCLVALMGAKGSNLTATFVVSLIILMFYAKKQGLRQHDALLKEQTSH, from the coding sequence ATGTCCCTAGATACGAGCAAGAAGATCGGCCTTGTCGCCTGTACAGGTGTGGTGGCCGGCAACATGATGGGGAGCGGTATTGCACTGCTGCCCTCGGCCCTGGCCACCATAGGTTCCATCTCTGTGTTCAGCTGGGCCATCTGCCTGGTCGGCGCCATGGGGCTGGCCTTCGTGTTTGCCCGCCTTGCCACCAAGAACCCGCAAGAGGGTGGCCCCATCGCCTACGCCGGCGAGATCTCTCCGGTGTTCGGTTTCCAGACCGGCGTGCTCTACTACCACGCCAACTGGATCGGTAACCTGGCTATCGCCATCACCGGCGTCTCCTACCTCTCCGTGTTCTTCCCCATTCTCAACAGCCCGATCCCGGCCGCCGCGGCCACCATCGCCGCCGTCTGGATCTTCACCTTCGTCAACCTGCTTGGCGGCAGCTGGGTGAGCCGGCTCTGTACTTTGGGGCTGGTGCTGATCCTGTTGCCGGTAGTGGGTACTGCCGTGATGGGCTGGGGCCATTTTGATGCCACCGTCTACAGCCAGAACTGGAACACCACCAGCGGCAGCGACCTGCATGCGGTCATCAGCGCCGTGCTGATCTGCCTCTGGTCCTTCGTGGGCGTCGAGTCCGCCGCCGTCTCTTCCGGCATGGTGAAGAACCCCAAGCGCACCGTACCGCTCGCCACCATGCTGGGTACCGGTATCGCGGGGATCATCTACATCCTCTCCACCCAGGTGATCAGCGGCATGTTCCCGGCCGGTGAAGTGGCTGCCTCCGGTGCGCCGTTTGCCATGGCCTCTTCCGCCATCTTCGGCAGCTGGTCTGCGCCGTTCGTCTCCGCCTTCACCGCGCTGGCCTGCTTCACCTCGCTGGGTTCCTGGATGATGCTGGTGGGCGAGGCGGGCAAGCGTGCCGCCCACGACGGCAACTTCCCGAAAATCTACGGCGAAGTGGACAAGAACGGCGTCGCCAAGAAGGGTCTGATCCTGGGCTCCCTCAAGATGACTGCGCTGATGGTCGGCCTGACCGCTTTCACCTCCCAGTCCGCCCACGCCGCCGATCTCTTCAACGTGCTGACCACAGATGCGGTGCTGCTGACCATGCTGCCCTACTTCTACTCCAGCATTAACCTGATCCGTTTTGAAGGCATGACCTCCCGCAGCATCGGCGCCATGATCTTCTCCGGTGTCGCCTGCGTGTTCTGCCTGGTGGCCCTGATGGGTGCCAAGGGTTCCAACCTCACCGCGACCTTCGTGGTGTCGCTCATCATCCTGATGTTCTACGCCAAGAAACAGGGTCTGCGTCAGCACGACGCCCTGCTCAAAGAGCAGACCAGCCACTAA